A genome region from Lutra lutra chromosome 11, mLutLut1.2, whole genome shotgun sequence includes the following:
- the TRA2A gene encoding transformer-2 protein homolog alpha isoform X2: MSNRRRHTGSRANPDPNTCLGVFGLSLYTTERDLREVFSRYGPLSGVNVVYDQRTGRSRGFAFVYFERIDDSKEAMERANGMELDGRRIRVDYSITKRAHTPTPGIYMGRPTHSGGGGGGGGGGGGGGGRRRDSYYDRGYDRGYDRYEDYDYRYRRRSPSPYYSRYRSRSRSRSYSPRRY, encoded by the exons ATGTCTAACCGGAGAAGACATACAGGCAGCAGG GCAAATCCAGATCCCAACACTTGTCTTGGAGTGTTTGGCCTCAGTTTATACACAACAGAGAGAGATCTTCGTGAAGTATTTTCTCGATATGGACCATTGAGTGGTGTCAACGTGGTTTATGATCAGCGAACTGGTCGGTCACGAggatttgcttttgtttattttgaaagaatagaTGACTCAAAGGag GCTATGGAAAGGGCAAATGGAATGGAGTTGGACGGTAGAAGAATTCGAGTGGATTATTCTATTACCAAGAGAGCGCACACACCTACACCTGGCATCTACATGGGCAGACCAACTCA tagtggcggtggcggtggtggaggtggtggtggaggtggaggaggtggcAGGCGTCGAGATTCTTACTATGATAGAGGATATGATCGTGGATATGACAGATATGAAGACTACGATTACCGGTACAG AAGAAGATCACCTTCTCCTTACTATAGTCGGTACAGATCACGATCAAGATCTCGTTCCTACAGCCCAA GACGCTATTGA
- the TRA2A gene encoding transformer-2 protein homolog alpha isoform X1: protein MSDVEENNFEGRESRSQSKSPTGTPARVKSESRSGSRSPSRVSKHSESHSRSRSKSRSRSRRHSHRRYTRSRSHSHSHRRRSRSRSYTPEYRRRRSRSHSPMSNRRRHTGSRANPDPNTCLGVFGLSLYTTERDLREVFSRYGPLSGVNVVYDQRTGRSRGFAFVYFERIDDSKEAMERANGMELDGRRIRVDYSITKRAHTPTPGIYMGRPTHSGGGGGGGGGGGGGGGRRRDSYYDRGYDRGYDRYEDYDYRYRRRSPSPYYSRYRSRSRSRSYSPRRY, encoded by the exons ATGAGTGATGTAGAGGAGAACAACTTCGAGGGCAGA GAGTCTCGCTCTCAGTCAAAATCTCCAACGGGAACTCCTGCTCGTGTAAAATCGGAGAGCAGGTCAGGATCTCGTAGTCCATCAAGGGTTTCCAAACACTCAGAATCCCATTCTCGATCAAGATCAAAATCCAG GTCGAGGTCAAGGAGGCATTCTCATAGACGTTACACTCGATCCAGATCCCATTCTCACTCTCATAGGAGACGATCTCGAAGTAGGTCATACACACCAGAATATCGGCGTCGAAGAAGCCGAAGTCATTCTCCAATGTCTAACCGGAGAAGACATACAGGCAGCAGG GCAAATCCAGATCCCAACACTTGTCTTGGAGTGTTTGGCCTCAGTTTATACACAACAGAGAGAGATCTTCGTGAAGTATTTTCTCGATATGGACCATTGAGTGGTGTCAACGTGGTTTATGATCAGCGAACTGGTCGGTCACGAggatttgcttttgtttattttgaaagaatagaTGACTCAAAGGag GCTATGGAAAGGGCAAATGGAATGGAGTTGGACGGTAGAAGAATTCGAGTGGATTATTCTATTACCAAGAGAGCGCACACACCTACACCTGGCATCTACATGGGCAGACCAACTCA tagtggcggtggcggtggtggaggtggtggtggaggtggaggaggtggcAGGCGTCGAGATTCTTACTATGATAGAGGATATGATCGTGGATATGACAGATATGAAGACTACGATTACCGGTACAG AAGAAGATCACCTTCTCCTTACTATAGTCGGTACAGATCACGATCAAGATCTCGTTCCTACAGCCCAA GACGCTATTGA